In the genome of Bradyrhizobium sp. CB3481, the window ATCGACCGCCCGGCAGCAGTCATCCTGCTTTCCATGGCTCCTAGGGAGATCGCAGGGCACGAGCGCAGGCATGCTGTTTTCGTTCGGCATTTGATGCAGGACAAAATTATAGCTTGCAAAATGCAAGTCATGATGTAGCGTTGCGATTACGGTTAGAATAATCGCGGTCGCGAGAGCCGCCGGCAATAGGAGGCAGCTTTGTCCGAGGATGCATTGGTAACGCGCGAGCAGCGCGGCAATATCTCCGTTTTGACGATGGTTTACCGGCCGTACAACCTGCTCGGCCCCAAGCTCCTCAACGCGATCGTGGAGCACGTGGAGGCAGCGCAAAGGGCAGGCAGCCGCGCCATCGTCATCCGTAGCGGACTGCGGCATTTCTCCGCCGGTGCAGATCTGGATATCTTCGAGAAGCGGGTCGAGGCAGGCAGCGGAGATCAGGTCGGTGAAAATCGGCGGCTGAACGGCGTCGAATTCCTGCGCTTCATGGAACTGCTACCAATTCCGTTAATCGCCAGCGTTCACGGCGTTTGCCTGGGCGGCGGTCTGGAGCTTGCGCTGTCGTGCGATTACATCATCGCGGCATCTTCGGCGAAGATCGGCTCTGTCGAAGCGACGCTTGGGCTACATCCTTTGCTGGGCGGAATCCAGCGCCAGGTGCAGCGGATCGGCGCGCAGCGCGCAAAGGAGATGTCGATGCTGGCGCGGCGCTACGATGCGCCGACGCTGGAGAAGTGGGGATTGATCAATCTCACGGTTCCGGAAGAGTCGTTGGAGACGGCGACCATGGCCATCGCGGAGGAGTTTGCGCAAGGCCCCACGGTGGCGCATGCCGCGACCAAGGAGCTCGCGCATATCGCCGTCAATCAAGGCGTGGTAGCTGCGGACGAGGCGATGGCAAGAGTACAGGCGCCGATCTGGGCATCGGAAGATCTCAAGACCGGCCTTGCGTCGTTCCGCAAGAACGGACCCGGCCTCGCCAAGTTCGCGGGGCGCTGACATGAGTGGCCCCTTGAATGGAATCCGTGTCGTCGACTTCTCCCGCGTGCTGGCTGGTCCGCTGTGCGCTCGAACGTTGCAGGACCTCGGAGCCGAGGTCATCAAGATCGAACCGCCAAGTCCCGATGTCTCGCGCTTCGCGTTTCCTTCGACCGACGGGATGTCGGGCTATTACGCCCAGCAGAACGCCGGCAAGCGCAATGTCAGTATCAATCTCAATATCCCGGGCGCCTATGAGCTGGCGCTGAGACTCTGCGACACCGCCGATATCGTGGTCGAAAACTTCCGTGCCGGCACGCTGGGTTTCTTCGGCCTCGATTACGAGACTCTGTCCAAACGCAATCCGCGCCTGATCTACGCCTCGATTACCGGCTACGGCCAGGGTGGTCCGTGGCGGAGCCGGATGGCCTATGCGCCAACCGTGCAGGCCGAGGCCGGCTTCACCGAAAACAGCGTTCGTCACTACGGCAGCGCGCTGACCGAGCCGCGTACCGACAGCCTGTCACATGCCGACGTCTATGCTGGACTCCAGGCGGTGATCGCGATTCTTGCGGCGCTCAACAGCCGGCAGAAGACCGGACAGGGCCAGTATATCGATGTCGCGATGGCGGCAACGCTGCTCGCGGTTAACGAACGCGCGCATGTCGACCTGTCGGATGACGACATCGGGGCAGAGCCCGCAGTGCTCGGGGCCACAGACTGCTCGTTCTTCACAGGGCCGCAAGGCGAGCACTTCACCGTCGCGACCAGCATCGTCGGAAGCCGGACCTTTCCGTCGTGGCTGCGCGCCATGCGCCGCGTCGATCTGATAGACGATCCGCGGTTCTCCACTGCCGCCGCGCGCCGGCTGAATTTCGGCGTGCTGCACCAGATCATCCAGTCCTGGATCCTGACGTTTCCGGATATGGCGACCCTCGATGCCCAGTTCGACGAGGCCAAGATCGCCATGGGTGAGATCCGGTCGATCAAGGAGCTAACGGCGTCGGAGTGGAGCGATTACTGGGGTGCCGTGCAACACGTTTCCGACCGCAGCGGCGGCGAGTATCGACTGCCGGGCCGGCCGTGGCGATTCTCGGCCGAAGAGTTGACGCCAATTGGCACGCCTGCTTTTCAGGGCGAGCATAATTTCGCGGTCTTCAGCGAGCTCGGCGTCAGCGAGGCGGAGCTGAAGCGCCTGAGCGAAGCAGGCGTACTCGTCACGCATCGCCGCGCGCTGGAGCCTGAGATCGCAGCCAAAGCGCAGGCCGAGCCGGGTCAGGCCGCCTGATAATGAAGCGCGGAAGGGCTCTGGACATACGCGAATTCCGCTCAATATGGTATGAGCTGAGTTCGGGGTTGAAAGAGCTATGTCTAGTGTCAAGCAAAGCCGTCTTGCCAACAAGGAATGTTCCATGGCGCGCGCCATGGAAATTGTCGGCGACCGCTGGTCCATCCTGATCCTGCGCGAGGCCTATTACGGCGTAAAACGCTTCGACGAGTTTGAATATTATGTCGGGATCGCTCCCAATATCCTGAGCACCCGGCTGAAGAAGTTCGTCGAGGCGGGCGTGATGACGCGGGTGCCGCTGCCCGAACACGCCGGTCGATATGAGTACGTTCTGACCGAGAAGGGTCGTGATTTCTTTCCGGCCTATCTCGCGCTCAAGAAATGGGGTGACGACTGGCTGGCGGAGCCAGCCGGGCCGCAGGTCGTGTTCCGCGACCGTATTGCCGGGCGCCCGATCGAATATCCGGAATTGCGGACGGCAGGCGGCAAGCCGCTGCGGCTCGAGGACGTCGAGATCGTCGCCGGGGCAGGTGCTGTTCCGTTCAACCGCAGGCGATTTGGCGGCGATGCCGCTGATCGAACGACGGCCGGCGCGAAGGCTCCCGTCTCACGACGAAAGCGCAAGTAGCGCCCGCGTGGTCTCGATGCGGATGAGATTGGCGCGGTATTCCGCTGAGGCGTAGCGGTCCGAGAGACACTCGGTGGTCTCGCTCAGCAATTTTGCTGCCTGATCGATGTTTTCCCGCGAAAGCATCTTGCCCGTCAGGAAATCGGCGGCTCTGTGACCGACGAACGCGTGGTTCGCTGCACCGGTGACGCCAACGGAAATCTCGGCAACCACGCCCTGCTGCAATCGAACGCCGACCGCGATTCCCACGACGGCAAAGCCGCTCGCGGGGTGCCGGATCTTTCGGTAGAGGAAGCGCGTGCCTGCCTTCGGCCGCGGGATATGGATGCTGGCGAGAATTTCGTTCGGTTCCAGAACCGTCGAAAAGATATCGACGAAGAAGTCCCGTGCCGCCACCCTTCTCAGGCCATTCGGGCCTGCGATCTCGATCTCTGCCTGCAGCGCCACCACGACCCCCGGCCAGTCAGCCGCGGGATCGGCGTTCGCGAGCGAGCCACCGATCGTGCCGCGGTTACGTACCTGGGGATCGGCAATGAGGCTGGCCGCCTGGCGAAAGACCGGCAACTCCTTGTTCAGCGGCTCGGAAGCAAAGAGTTCGGCATGCGTCGTCAGTGCGCCGATCCTGACGCCGGTCTTGCTAATCGCGATTCCCTTGAGTTCGGCGAGGCCTCCAATATCGATCAGGAGCGCGGGCGACGCCAGCCGCAGCTTCAGCGCCGGCAGCAAGGTATGGCCACCGGCCAAAAGCTTCGTTTCGTCGGGATCGTCACGCAACAGATCGATCGCTTGGTTGAGCGTTGACGCGCGGACATAATAGAAGGCTGCGGGGATCATTGCGAGGCTCCCGTGCGTGCCTCTTGTACCGCCGCCCAGATTCGGGGAGGCGTCAGCGGCATGTCGAGATGGGTGATACCGAACGGTGACAAGGCATCGAGCACGGCGTGAACCATGCATGGTGGGGCGGCGATCGAGCCGCTCTCGCCGATACCCTTGACGCCGATCGGATTGGTCGGCGACGGCGTTTCCTGGAACAGCGA includes:
- a CDS encoding CoA transferase, producing MSGPLNGIRVVDFSRVLAGPLCARTLQDLGAEVIKIEPPSPDVSRFAFPSTDGMSGYYAQQNAGKRNVSINLNIPGAYELALRLCDTADIVVENFRAGTLGFFGLDYETLSKRNPRLIYASITGYGQGGPWRSRMAYAPTVQAEAGFTENSVRHYGSALTEPRTDSLSHADVYAGLQAVIAILAALNSRQKTGQGQYIDVAMAATLLAVNERAHVDLSDDDIGAEPAVLGATDCSFFTGPQGEHFTVATSIVGSRTFPSWLRAMRRVDLIDDPRFSTAAARRLNFGVLHQIIQSWILTFPDMATLDAQFDEAKIAMGEIRSIKELTASEWSDYWGAVQHVSDRSGGEYRLPGRPWRFSAEELTPIGTPAFQGEHNFAVFSELGVSEAELKRLSEAGVLVTHRRALEPEIAAKAQAEPGQAA
- a CDS encoding enoyl-CoA hydratase/isomerase family protein; translated protein: MSEDALVTREQRGNISVLTMVYRPYNLLGPKLLNAIVEHVEAAQRAGSRAIVIRSGLRHFSAGADLDIFEKRVEAGSGDQVGENRRLNGVEFLRFMELLPIPLIASVHGVCLGGGLELALSCDYIIAASSAKIGSVEATLGLHPLLGGIQRQVQRIGAQRAKEMSMLARRYDAPTLEKWGLINLTVPEESLETATMAIAEEFAQGPTVAHAATKELAHIAVNQGVVAADEAMARVQAPIWASEDLKTGLASFRKNGPGLAKFAGR
- a CDS encoding helix-turn-helix domain-containing protein gives rise to the protein MARAMEIVGDRWSILILREAYYGVKRFDEFEYYVGIAPNILSTRLKKFVEAGVMTRVPLPEHAGRYEYVLTEKGRDFFPAYLALKKWGDDWLAEPAGPQVVFRDRIAGRPIEYPELRTAGGKPLRLEDVEIVAGAGAVPFNRRRFGGDAADRTTAGAKAPVSRRKRK
- a CDS encoding xanthine dehydrogenase family protein subunit M yields the protein MIPAAFYYVRASTLNQAIDLLRDDPDETKLLAGGHTLLPALKLRLASPALLIDIGGLAELKGIAISKTGVRIGALTTHAELFASEPLNKELPVFRQAASLIADPQVRNRGTIGGSLANADPAADWPGVVVALQAEIEIAGPNGLRRVAARDFFVDIFSTVLEPNEILASIHIPRPKAGTRFLYRKIRHPASGFAVVGIAVGVRLQQGVVAEISVGVTGAANHAFVGHRAADFLTGKMLSRENIDQAAKLLSETTECLSDRYASAEYRANLIRIETTRALLALSS